In the Blautia coccoides genome, AGAAAACAGAAAAATAAAAACAGAAAAATAGAAAACAAAAAATAGAAGACAGAACAATAGAATAAACAATAGAATAGAACCATAAAAAAGCAGCCATGTTTCTGTTAAGATGTACCCTTTGTCAGACAGACCGTTTAAGGGGGATATCTTAAGTGAAACATGGCTGTAATAGCATCTCTGATATTATTTGTCTTGAATGCTTACGCCCTTGATCGCCACACTTCCTCCGCGTACCACTTCGATATGCTTAAAGTAATTGGAGAAGTAGGAAATGATCTCGTCATTGCGTTTCTCCGTCTGAAGGCTTTCCAGGAGCATCTCTGTCTTCCCATAGTCAACTACAGACAGATGGAAAATGGTTGCGATACGGAAAACTTCGGTCTTTACAGCTTCATCGCAGTCTTTGATCTTAATGTACAGAACTTCTTTTCTATGGATACGGGAATTGGTGAAGTCGATCACCTCGATCACCTCCACACAGCGGTTCAACTGTTTTTTGATCTGTTCAAAGGTGGCGTCATCGCTCTCCACGCTGATGGTCATACGGGACACAGTGGGATCTTCTGTGGTGCCCACTGTGAGGCTTGTGAGGTTGTATGATTTTCCGGAGAACAGGCCTGCGATCTTTGCCAGCACACCGATTTCATTTTCTACATATAAGGAAATCCATCTTTTCTTCATATTCTTTCTCCTCCTAGCAGTCCAAGATCATGTTATGCAGTGGTTTTCCGCCCTGTACCATAGGCAGAACCAGTTCATCGCTGTCAATGATAAATTCCAGAATGGTGGGGGCGTCTGTGTTGCCTTTTGCAAACTGGAAGGCCCGGGCCATATCTTCCTCTTTCTCCACGCGCATACCGTATGCGCCATAACTCTCTGCCAGCTTTACAAAGTTGGGTGTGTATTCCGGGCAGTCCTTTCCGGGGCCTTTGCAGTTGGCGCTGCAGGTCTTTCTGCGGCGTGTACAGGTGGAGGAGTAGCGTTTATCATAGAAAAGCTGCTGCCACTGGCGTACCATGCCCAGATAACTGTTGTTGAAGATACAAATGATGACCGGAAGGCCGTATGCTACGGCGGTTGCCATTTCCTGGATGTTCATCTGCATTCCTCCGTCACCGGAAACACATACCACAGGTTTCCCCGGATACGCAAATTTGGCGCCCAGGGATGCCGGAAAACCATAGCCCATGGTGCCCAGGCCGCCGGAGGTGAGAAGCTGTTTCTTTTCATCCATTTCCAGATATTGTGTTACCCACATCTGATGCTGGCCTACGTCTGTGACAAAGATACCCTCCTCAAACTGTTCATTAATGCACTGTACGATCTTCTGAGGTGTGATGCCTTTATTCTGGTCCATATCCAGAGGATGCTCCTTCTTCCAGTCAGCGATTTCATCCAGCCACTCCCTATGCTCGCAGCACTTGATATGTTTCAGCATGGCTTCCATGGCTTCCCGGGCATCTGCCACTATGGGGATATCCACCTGGATGTTCCTGGAGATGGAGGCCGCGTCTATGTCCACATGGACAATCTTGGCGTTCTTGGCAAATTCATCTATTTTTCCGGTGATACGGTCATTAAAACGGGTGCCGATGGAGAAGAGCAGGTCGCACTCACTGATGGCACGATTGGCGGCATAGCAGCCGTGCATTCCTACATTGCCAACATAGAGTTCGTGGCTGGTAGGTATGGAACCTTTGCCCATAATAGTAGTGATGACCGGAACTCTGGTGGTCTCCGCAAGGGTCAGCGCTGTCTCATTTGCCCTTCCGATATTCACGCCGCCTCCCATGAGAAACAGGGGCTTTTGGGCTTCTTTCAGCAGAGCCATGGCCTTTTTTAACTGTCCCATGTGTACGCCGCTGCTGGGCTTGTAGCCCCGGATGTGTACTTCTTTGGGATAGTAGTCATCCCCCTCCAACAGCATGATATCTTTTGGAAGATCGATCACAACAGGCCCTTTTTTGCCGGTGCTGGCAATGTAGAAGGCTTCTTTAATAATACGGCCCAGGTCCTTGCGGTCGCGCACGGTCACAGCGTATTTGCAGATACCGCGGGTGATCCCTACAATATCTACCTCCTGGAACGCGTCATTTCCAATGAGGTTTGTGGGAACCTGGCCGGTAAAGCATACCAGGGGAACACTGTCATAATTGGCTGTGGCGATACCGGTTACCAGATTGGTGGCTCCCGGGCCGCTTGTTACCAGGCAGACACCGGTGCGTCCGGTTGCTCTGGCGTAGCCGTCTGCAGCGTGGATCAAACCCTGCTCGTGGCGGGGGAGTATCACCTGGATGGAATCCTGTTTGTACAGCTCATCGAAAATATCGATGGCGTAGCCGCCGGGATATGCGAATAGATAATCAATGCCCTCTTTCTGCAGTGCTTTTACAAATAATTCATTTCCTGTCATGGACAAAATCCTCCTTTAACTCATTTTTAGATGGTTTGAAAATGAAAAACGCCCTGAACTGAGTTCTCAGTTCAGGGCGGATAAGTCATCCGTGGTACCACCTGATTTCAGGAAAAATCCTGCGCTTTGCCAGTACGGATAAAAAAATCGATACTGTTTTCCCTGTAACGTGGGAAAGGGACGTTGAGGTCTACTGAAAGATATCAAGAATCTTCGTTCGTCTCACTGCTCAGGGGCTACTTCCATACTTCCTAGCTGAAGATTCGCACCACACATCTTCTCTCTGAAAGCCGGCTGGGTATGTACTCCTCCCCGTCACCGCATTTATCAAAATGCTTTTTTAATTGTTTTATAGCATAACACACAAATGGAATTCTGTCAATGGGTGAAAAATGAACAATTTGACGGCATATATGGAATCCTGTATACTGGTATTATGTAAAAAAGAAAGGAGGCCAATATGAGGACCAGAGAGGAAGCGATTTCCTATTGTCTGAAAATGCCGGATGTGTTTGAGGACTATCCGTTTCACGACCAAAACTGGACGGTGATCCGGATGAAAGACAGCAGAAAAATATTTGCCTGGATCTTTGAGCGTGAGGGAAATATCTGGGTGAATTTAAAGACAGACCCCCAGTGGCGGGATTTCTGGCGCAGGATGTATGCATCTGTGCTTCCTGCCTATCACTTGAATAAAGAACACTGGAACTCTGTCATTTTAGACGGCTCCATACCGGAAAAGGAGATAGGCAGAATGATAGAGGAAAGTTATGACCTGGTGAGAGGAAAGAAATCTTCCCGCTGTACATAGAATAGTGTAAAGCCGGAAACAGCGGAGAGAAGATGGAATTAAGAGAGAGTGAAACCTTTAGGAATCTGATTAAGGCCTACGAAGGAGAATTGAAAGCCAGCGGAAAATACCGTGTTTACGCAAAACGGGCCAGAGTTGAGGGCTATATAGACATAGCGGAAATTTTTGAGGAGACATCGGGAAATGAGGAGCATCATGCGGAGATCTGGCTGAACCTGCTGAACGGAGGACGGTTGCCGGAGACCAGCAGAAATCTGGAAAATGCCCACGAGGATGAGAAAAAAGAATGGTCGGAGATGTATGAGGATTTCGCCAAAAAAGCGGAACAGGAGGGCTTTAATGGAATTGCCAGGCTTTTCAGAGAGGTGGGGCAGATCGAAAGGCACCACGACTACCGTTTTGAACAATTGTCCCGGGATATTCTGACCAACCGTGTTTTCTGCAAAGAGATAGACAGGGTGTGGATCTGCATGAACTGCGGTCATCTGGCTTACGGTGACTGTGCGCCGGTCAGGTGTTCCGTATGTGGTTGTCCCCAGGGCTTTTTTAAACTGAATTGTGAGGAATGCTGAAAAAGACCAGCCTTTGGCATTTTGTGTAAAATGTCATATTTGAGTAAAATTCCAGGTGCAATTTCAGTGATTTTGAGGTATACTGTAAATATATGTAACTGTTCCATATGGGTTTTGACCCATCACTGTAAGGAGACTGAAAGTTACAAATATATTAAGAAAACAGGAAGGTGACTGTGCAGCAGGACTGTGAAGGCTGAACAGTTACACAGGAAGATAAAATTATGTTGGATCAGTACAGACGGAATATTGAATATATCCGCATATCTATAACAGACCGCTGTAATCTTCGCTGCATGTATTGTATGCCGGAAGGCGGGATCGAACAGGTGGAGCACAGTGATATCCTAACCTATGACGAGATTACCAGGCTGTGCCGCATTTTGGCCCCAAAAGGCATCTGCAAGGTAAAAATCACCGGCGGGGAGCCTCTGGTGCGAAAGAATGCGGCAGAGCTGGTAAGTATGATAAAAAGCATACCCGGTATCGACAATGTGACTCTTACTACCAATGGGATACTGCTGGGGGAACAGATACAAGATTTGGCCCGGGCGGGAATCGATGCGGTTAATATCAGCCTTGATGCTCTTACAGAGGATATGTTTGAGAAGATAACAAGGAGAAAAGGACTTGACAGGGTATTGGAGGGGATGGATAAGGCTCTACAGTTTCCTCATGTTCGTGTGAAGGTGAACTGTGTCCTTCTCCACGGTGTGAATGAGGACCAGTGGATTCCCATCGCAGGCCTTGCAAAGGACAGACCGGTGGATGTGCGCTTTATTGAAATGATGCCTATAGGATACGGCAGGAAATACTGCGGGGAAGAGACCGAAGACCATGTGCGCCATCTGCTGGAGGGTGCTTACGGCAAAGCGGATTCCTTAAGCGGAAGATTCGGCAACGGTCCCAGTACATATATGCAGTTGGAGGGATTTAAAGGAAAAATCGGCTTTATCAGTGCCATTTCCCATAAGTTCTGTGAAGACTGCAATCGGGTGCGGCTCACTTCGGAGGGATTTTTAAAACCGTGTCTGCAGTTTTCGCATGGAGCAGATATGCGCAGCCTGCTCAGGGACGGAAGCTCAGATGAACAAATCGGCATTGTGGCTGAGAAGACCATATTTGAGAAGCCCAGAAGCCACCGCTTTGGAGAGGACCGGGAGGAAGGTCTGGAAAATAAAAAGATGTCAGAAATTGGAGGATGAAGCAATGGGAAAGGTACTGGCTGTCTGTATCAGCGAGAAGAAGGGAACTCAGAAAAAAAACATTCAGGAGGCTGAATTTATTGAAGATTTTGGCATAGAGAAAGATGCGCACGCCGGAAAATGGCACCGTCAGGTAAGCCTTCTCAGCTATGAAAAGATTGAGGATTTCAGGAACCGCGGTGCTGAAGTAGCGGATGGCGCCTTTGGTGAGAATCTGGTAGTCAGCGGGTTTGACTTTAAGAACCTGCCTATTGGGACAAGATTCCGCTGCAACGACGTGGTGCTGGAACTGACACAGATCGGGAAGGAATGTCATCACGGCTGTGAGATCTTTCAGAAGATGGGTGACTGCATTATGCCAAGAGAAGGTGTATTTACAAAAGTTCTTCACGGCGGCAGGATCAAAGTCGGTGATGAGATGGTGATCGAGGAAGTATGACACAGACAGGAAAATGTGCCATGAAATATTTGACAGGGACTGCATAAAAACAGCGGCCCCTGTTTTTTTATGCCAAAGCAGCAGTCTGTCAAGAGGAAAACGGCAATTTTTGTATACCCTGAAAGGATCGGGAGCATTCTAAGGACAGGAATATATAAAACGGAGGCTGCTATGGATAGTTTATGGATGGATGAAACAAAAATACAGTCATTCCCGGAGCTGACTCGGGATATCACAGCGGATGTGGCTGTGGTGGGAGGAGGAATGACCGGGATACTGACAGCATATTTTCTTAAAGAACAGGGACTGCAGGTGATCGTGCTGGAAGCAGACCGGATCGGAGGTGGTCAGACAGGGAGGACAACAGCCAAGATCACCTCCCAGCACGGAGTGATCTATCAGAAGATCATATCCCTCCACGGGAAGGAGGCAGCAGAAAAATACAGCCGGGAAAACCAGAAGGCAATAGACAGGTACGAGAAAATAGTACAGGACAGACAGATCGACTGCGGATTTGTCAGATGCCCGGCGTATTTATATACATTGGAATTACCTGAGCTTTTAAAGGAGGAGGCCCAAAGTGCTGCGGGGCTTGGGATTGATGCTGTTTTTACCAGGGATACGGAGCTTCCTTTTGAAGTGGCAGGTGCTGTGCGCTTTGACGATCAGGCCAGGTTTCATCCTCTTCTTTTTCTGGAATCAGTCATTCGGGGGCTGACAGTCTATGAACATTCAAGGGTACTGCAGGCAGAGGGAGACCGGCTTGTCACGGAAAAGGGAAGTGTCAGGGCAAAGAAAATCGTCTTTGCCTGCCACTATCCTTTTCTCAATGTGCCGGGGTATTATTTCATGCGGATGCATCAGGAGCGCAGTTATGTGCTGGGGCTTGAAAATGCCTTGAAGCCTGAAGGGATGTACCTGGGCATAGACAGCAATAACGCCTGGTCTTTCAGAAGCGCAGGAGAGTATCTGCTCTTTGGCGGAGGCGGCCACCGCACAGGAGAAAACCGCGCAGGGGGAAAGTACGACCTGCTGAAAAGAAAAGCAGAAGAGTTCTTTCCGGGAAGCCGGGTGCGGTATCACTGGTCAGCACAGGACTGTATGCCTGTGGACCAGATTCCCTACATTGGCAGGTTCTCTGCGGATACCCCTGACTGGTATGCTGCCACAGGATATGGAAAGTGGGGAATGAGTTCTTCCATGGCAGCAGCCGGTATGATAACAGAGAGTATTCTGGGGGATGAGGAGGAGAATGTGTTCGGCATATTTTCGCCGCAGCGCTTTACGCCCAAGGCCTCCGCGGAAAATTTCTGCAAGGATGGTATCCATGCAGTGAAGGATTTGAGCAGAAGGATTTTTACACAGGGAAGAAGTGATCTGGATGAACTTCCCCCAGGACACGGCGGCATTGTTGACTATGACGGAGAAAAAGTGGGAGCATACAGAGATGAGGAGGGAGAGATCTATTTGGTATCTGCCAAATGTCCCCATCTTGGATGCCAGCTTGAATGGAATCCGGATGAAAAATGTTTTGAATGCCCCTGTCACGGTTCCAGGTTCGACTACATGGGGAACTGTGTAGACAGCCCGGCACAGAGTGGCATTTCACTGGAAAGTAAGGAAAATTCTTAGTTACGATTCACAGTCACTGTCCCGCGAGGTGATTTCATGCGCCTGCTAAAAAGTTGTTAAGAAAAGTTGTAAAGATTATGAAAATTTAGTATAATCAATATAAGAGTTCAGTCTTTAGTTTTGCAAAAGTAGAAGGCTGAAACCTGCGGCAGCATGAAAATGCGGACGGGTCGTTCTGAAGTATGGGAACGCTGCGGACGCCAGGTGAATGGGGAAGGATGGTATGTTATGGGTAAAGTGATAGCACTCGGCAGAGAATTTGGAAGCAATGGAAGAAAAATTGCGCAGGATCTGGCAGAGCATCTGGGCATCAAATATTATGACAAGGATTTGATCACCCTTGCCGCCCAGAAAAAGAATATTCCAAAAGAGAAGCTGGAAGAAGTGGATGAGAAGCGGGAAAGCCCCTGGCGTTATTCCTTTGATGAGAATATGGCCATGGAGCGTCAGTTTCACTATGAACCTCTCAATGATGTGCTGTTCAATGCGCAGACAGAGATCATTGAAGAGGCCGCCCGAAACGAAGACTGTGTGATCGTAGGGCGGTGTGCAAACTACATTCTCAAAGATAAACCGGACTGCAGAAGTGTTTTTATCTATGCGCCTATGGAGGCCAGGATCAAAACCATACGGGCACGGACGGTTTGGGATGAAAGAGGAGCGGAACAGCTTATCAAGAAAGTAGATAAGCAGAGAAAATATTACTATAACAATTATACAGATGAGAAGTGGGGCAGCATGAAGGGGTATGACCTGTGTCTGGACAGCAGCCGTTTTACCAGGGAACAGATTCTGGAAATACTGACCGCACTCTATCATACCATCGGATAAGACTGAGAGATCCAGGTATAAAATTGTCACTTCTGGAAAAAATAACATGGAAAATAAATACCAGGAGGCAATTGTATGTCTGTAGATTTTAGAGAAAGCGTAACAAAAGAAAACCTGATGCGCGCCTTTGCAGGTGAGAGCCAGGCCAGGAACCGCTACACCTTCGCAGCAGCACAGGCGAAAAAGGAACATCTGCATGTTGTGGAGGCTGTCTTCAACTATACAGCAGACCAGGAGCGCCAGCATGCATACATTTTTTATCAGCATTTAAAAGAGATGGCAGGAGAAACGATTCAGATCGACGGTGGTTATCCGGTGGATATCTCGCCTGACATAGATAAGCTTCTGCGCATGGCACAGCACAATGAGTACGAAGAGCATGATGATGTGTATAAGAATTTCGGAGATAAGGCAAAAGAGGAAGGATTTACGCAGATCGCCAATTCCTTTCATATGATAGCGGATATCGAAAAATTCCATGGAGACCGCTTCGGAAAGTTTGCTCAGTATCTGGAGGAGAAGAAGCTTTTTGTGTCAGATGTGGAGACAGGGTGGATCTGTCTGAAATGCGGTTATATCCACTGGGGCAAAGAAGCGCCGAAAAAATGCCCGGTATGCTCTCATGACCAGGGATATTTTATCAGGCTGGAGCTTTCGCCTTTTGCACATTAAACATGGAGATTTAGGACATGATAAAACCCTTTGGGAGGATTCCTGAAGGGTTTCTTTTTGGTGATAGAAGAGAAACAGAACGTATTTACGCAATAGGAAAGAGTCATCCGAAGTTTACATTCCGAATGACTCTTCTATTCTGATGTGTCCATGGGACTTTACCTTCCTTGTTTTATTATGGGTTAAATCGTTAAGTTCTTGGTGGTCCGTACCTTCCTTTCTTTTAAATTAATGGATGTTCCTTTACGTTTTCGGTGGTATCAGTCCTTTCTGTTTTTATTTTGTTCTCTCTTTGTTTATGAATTCATTATAGCAGTCAGGTATTGATTTGTCAATAAGTAAAATGAAAATTTATCAATATTTATTTTTATAACTGTAAAAATGATTGAAAATTCTTATGTTATCAGATAATTATATTGGTTTCGTACAATAGGATCCTTTATAAATCCTGTGGGTCATATGGAAAAACAGAATAAACCGTGGTATACTGTGCATAGTCTTTTTGCGGAGATACAACAGAGGCGGATCACAGCCGCAGAGCACAGTACCGGGGAGGAGTATACGGAGATGAAAACAGGATTATATATTCGCAGAGCTGAGGAAAAGGATATAGAAGAAGCCTTGTCCCTTTATGAACGGGCAAGAAGGTTCATGGCTGAGAACGGAAATCCCGGACAGTGGGTAAACGGCTACCCGGCGCGGGAAGATGTGGAGACAGATGTAAACCGCGGTGTTTTATATATCTGTGAGTCTTTGGACGGGATGGAAGGCGTTTTCATGTTTGATGTGGGAGAAGAGCCCAATTACCAAAGGATAGAGCAGGGGTGCTGGCTGAACGATAAGCCTTACGGATTCCTGCACAGAATAGCTTCTGCCGGAAGAAAAAAGGGCGTGGCATCCTTTTGCGTACAGTGGTGTCTGGCCCGGTGTGACAACATGCGGGGAGATACACACCAGGATAATATACCCATGCAGAGAGTATTTGAGAAAAACGGTTTCATACGCTGCGGTATTGTATATATGAAAGACGGAACACAGAGGATCGCATATCAGAAGGAGACAGGATGATGGAAAAGGCTGTGCTTGAGACAAAACGTCTTATGCTGAGAAAAATGCGCAGGGAAGATCAGGATTCCCTGAATAAAATGCTGCAGGATCCGGAAGTTATGTATGCCTATGCCCATGCATTTTCCGATCGAGAGGCAAAGGAGTGGCTGGAGAGGCAGCTTGACCGTTACAGGCAGTATGGTTTCGGCCTGTGGGCAGTTATCTTAAAAGAGACAGGGGAATTTATCGGCCAGTGCGGTCTTACGATGCAGGACTGCAGAGGAGAACAGGTGTTGGAGGTCGGATATTTGTTCTGTAAAGAATTCTGGCATCAGGGCTATGCTGCGGAGGCGGCAGCGGCCTGCAGAGATTACGCCTTTGAGATCTTAAATGCCGGGGAAGTCTATTCCATTATCAGGGATAACAATACGGCATCCCGGAATGTGGCAAAGAGAAACGGCATGAAGATAAGAGGTTCCTTTGTAAAGCATTACTATGGAATTGATATGCCGCATGATCTCTTTTGCATTACAAGAGAAGAATATGAGGCAATGGAGAAATAAGAGATGAAGAATGTATTATGCTACGGGGATTCCAATACCCATGGATATGACGGTGTGACCGGAAATCGCTTCCCTTGGGGCGTGCGCTGGACCAGTCTGGTACAGGAGGCCCTGAAGGAGGAACAGATACGGATCATAGAGGAAGGGCAGAATGGAAGGACAACAGTCTGGGATGATCCTGTTGAAGGGATGAAAAACGGTCTGAAATACCTGATTCCCTGTCTGGAAAGCCACAGCCCTTTGGATGTGGTGGTGCTGATGCTGGGCACCAATGATATGAAACAGAGATTTTCCTTGACTGCCGCTGATGTGGCAGCAGGCGCAGAGACCCTGGTGAAAACCATAAAGATGTATTTTCGGGAAAACCAGGAAACCATACCGGAGATCCTGCTGATCTCACCTTTGAGGATCAGGGAAGAGATCGTACATCACAGATGCGCACCTATGTTTGGCGGTGAACGGGCAGTGAAGATGTCAGGCGAGCTGGCCTGCTATTACAGAGAGGCCGCTGCGCGGCAGGGCTGTGTCTTTTTGGATGCGGCCAAAGTGACAATGCCATGTTTAGAGGATTCTGTCCATCTGGATCCGGAGGGGCACAGAGCGCTGGCTATGGCTGTTACAGAAAAATTGAGGGAGATTTTTCGGGAAAGGAAGTAA is a window encoding:
- the ilvN gene encoding acetolactate synthase small subunit encodes the protein MKKRWISLYVENEIGVLAKIAGLFSGKSYNLTSLTVGTTEDPTVSRMTISVESDDATFEQIKKQLNRCVEVIEVIDFTNSRIHRKEVLYIKIKDCDEAVKTEVFRIATIFHLSVVDYGKTEMLLESLQTEKRNDEIISYFSNYFKHIEVVRGGSVAIKGVSIQDK
- the ilvB gene encoding biosynthetic-type acetolactate synthase large subunit; translated protein: MTGNELFVKALQKEGIDYLFAYPGGYAIDIFDELYKQDSIQVILPRHEQGLIHAADGYARATGRTGVCLVTSGPGATNLVTGIATANYDSVPLVCFTGQVPTNLIGNDAFQEVDIVGITRGICKYAVTVRDRKDLGRIIKEAFYIASTGKKGPVVIDLPKDIMLLEGDDYYPKEVHIRGYKPSSGVHMGQLKKAMALLKEAQKPLFLMGGGVNIGRANETALTLAETTRVPVITTIMGKGSIPTSHELYVGNVGMHGCYAANRAISECDLLFSIGTRFNDRITGKIDEFAKNAKIVHVDIDAASISRNIQVDIPIVADAREAMEAMLKHIKCCEHREWLDEIADWKKEHPLDMDQNKGITPQKIVQCINEQFEEGIFVTDVGQHQMWVTQYLEMDEKKQLLTSGGLGTMGYGFPASLGAKFAYPGKPVVCVSGDGGMQMNIQEMATAVAYGLPVIICIFNNSYLGMVRQWQQLFYDKRYSSTCTRRRKTCSANCKGPGKDCPEYTPNFVKLAESYGAYGMRVEKEEDMARAFQFAKGNTDAPTILEFIIDSDELVLPMVQGGKPLHNMILDC
- a CDS encoding MmcQ/YjbR family DNA-binding protein yields the protein MRTREEAISYCLKMPDVFEDYPFHDQNWTVIRMKDSRKIFAWIFEREGNIWVNLKTDPQWRDFWRRMYASVLPAYHLNKEHWNSVILDGSIPEKEIGRMIEESYDLVRGKKSSRCT
- a CDS encoding rubrerythrin family protein, with protein sequence MELRESETFRNLIKAYEGELKASGKYRVYAKRARVEGYIDIAEIFEETSGNEEHHAEIWLNLLNGGRLPETSRNLENAHEDEKKEWSEMYEDFAKKAEQEGFNGIARLFREVGQIERHHDYRFEQLSRDILTNRVFCKEIDRVWICMNCGHLAYGDCAPVRCSVCGCPQGFFKLNCEEC
- the moaA gene encoding GTP 3',8-cyclase MoaA, translated to MLDQYRRNIEYIRISITDRCNLRCMYCMPEGGIEQVEHSDILTYDEITRLCRILAPKGICKVKITGGEPLVRKNAAELVSMIKSIPGIDNVTLTTNGILLGEQIQDLARAGIDAVNISLDALTEDMFEKITRRKGLDRVLEGMDKALQFPHVRVKVNCVLLHGVNEDQWIPIAGLAKDRPVDVRFIEMMPIGYGRKYCGEETEDHVRHLLEGAYGKADSLSGRFGNGPSTYMQLEGFKGKIGFISAISHKFCEDCNRVRLTSEGFLKPCLQFSHGADMRSLLRDGSSDEQIGIVAEKTIFEKPRSHRFGEDREEGLENKKMSEIGG
- a CDS encoding MOSC domain-containing protein, with translation MGKVLAVCISEKKGTQKKNIQEAEFIEDFGIEKDAHAGKWHRQVSLLSYEKIEDFRNRGAEVADGAFGENLVVSGFDFKNLPIGTRFRCNDVVLELTQIGKECHHGCEIFQKMGDCIMPREGVFTKVLHGGRIKVGDEMVIEEV
- a CDS encoding FAD-dependent oxidoreductase — encoded protein: MDSLWMDETKIQSFPELTRDITADVAVVGGGMTGILTAYFLKEQGLQVIVLEADRIGGGQTGRTTAKITSQHGVIYQKIISLHGKEAAEKYSRENQKAIDRYEKIVQDRQIDCGFVRCPAYLYTLELPELLKEEAQSAAGLGIDAVFTRDTELPFEVAGAVRFDDQARFHPLLFLESVIRGLTVYEHSRVLQAEGDRLVTEKGSVRAKKIVFACHYPFLNVPGYYFMRMHQERSYVLGLENALKPEGMYLGIDSNNAWSFRSAGEYLLFGGGGHRTGENRAGGKYDLLKRKAEEFFPGSRVRYHWSAQDCMPVDQIPYIGRFSADTPDWYAATGYGKWGMSSSMAAAGMITESILGDEEENVFGIFSPQRFTPKASAENFCKDGIHAVKDLSRRIFTQGRSDLDELPPGHGGIVDYDGEKVGAYRDEEGEIYLVSAKCPHLGCQLEWNPDEKCFECPCHGSRFDYMGNCVDSPAQSGISLESKENS
- a CDS encoding AAA family ATPase, which encodes MGKVIALGREFGSNGRKIAQDLAEHLGIKYYDKDLITLAAQKKNIPKEKLEEVDEKRESPWRYSFDENMAMERQFHYEPLNDVLFNAQTEIIEEAARNEDCVIVGRCANYILKDKPDCRSVFIYAPMEARIKTIRARTVWDERGAEQLIKKVDKQRKYYYNNYTDEKWGSMKGYDLCLDSSRFTREQILEILTALYHTIG
- the rbr gene encoding rubrerythrin, translating into MSVDFRESVTKENLMRAFAGESQARNRYTFAAAQAKKEHLHVVEAVFNYTADQERQHAYIFYQHLKEMAGETIQIDGGYPVDISPDIDKLLRMAQHNEYEEHDDVYKNFGDKAKEEGFTQIANSFHMIADIEKFHGDRFGKFAQYLEEKKLFVSDVETGWICLKCGYIHWGKEAPKKCPVCSHDQGYFIRLELSPFAH
- a CDS encoding GNAT family N-acetyltransferase; this encodes MKTGLYIRRAEEKDIEEALSLYERARRFMAENGNPGQWVNGYPAREDVETDVNRGVLYICESLDGMEGVFMFDVGEEPNYQRIEQGCWLNDKPYGFLHRIASAGRKKGVASFCVQWCLARCDNMRGDTHQDNIPMQRVFEKNGFIRCGIVYMKDGTQRIAYQKETG
- a CDS encoding GNAT family N-acetyltransferase, whose amino-acid sequence is MEKAVLETKRLMLRKMRREDQDSLNKMLQDPEVMYAYAHAFSDREAKEWLERQLDRYRQYGFGLWAVILKETGEFIGQCGLTMQDCRGEQVLEVGYLFCKEFWHQGYAAEAAAACRDYAFEILNAGEVYSIIRDNNTASRNVAKRNGMKIRGSFVKHYYGIDMPHDLFCITREEYEAMEK
- a CDS encoding SGNH/GDSL hydrolase family protein encodes the protein MKNVLCYGDSNTHGYDGVTGNRFPWGVRWTSLVQEALKEEQIRIIEEGQNGRTTVWDDPVEGMKNGLKYLIPCLESHSPLDVVVLMLGTNDMKQRFSLTAADVAAGAETLVKTIKMYFRENQETIPEILLISPLRIREEIVHHRCAPMFGGERAVKMSGELACYYREAAARQGCVFLDAAKVTMPCLEDSVHLDPEGHRALAMAVTEKLREIFRERK